One Spinacia oleracea cultivar Varoflay chromosome 4, BTI_SOV_V1, whole genome shotgun sequence DNA segment encodes these proteins:
- the LOC130472332 gene encoding beta-galactosidase 13-like, which translates to MERRFTGIRSVEILGLGTGNLDISYNGWQHTVGLQGEKLKYFTEEGLTTAKWSPASGAGEPLTWYKAYFDEPEGDEPLAIRMENMTKGIIWVNGQSIGRYWSSYLSVLEKPSQKEYHIPRSFVKPKDNLLVIFDEAGGNINTVQIETVNRDSVCSIINEDWPADVWSWKRNTGNNQIVPVAEGDNPQLKASLKCPKDKVINRVEFASFGNPIGVCGYFLLGNCNSPNTVKIVEQNCLGKESCTIPVNGFDKDPCPNVAKKTLAVQVRCGRKG; encoded by the exons ATGGAACGTAGGTTTACAGGGATAAGATCAGTGGAGATCTTAGGTCTCGGTACCGGAAACCTTGATATCTCTTACAATGGCTGGCAACACACG GTTGGTTTGCAAGGCGAGAAGCTCAAGTACTTCACAGAGGAAGGATTAACGACGGCTAAATGGTCCCCTGCATCAGGGGCTGGCGAACCCCTTACTTGGTATAAG GCATACTTTGATGAACCGGAGGGAGATGAACCATTAGCTATTAGAATGGAGAACATGACCAAAGGTATCATTTGGGTAAACGGCCAAAGCATTGGACGTTACTGGTCATCCTACCTATCCGTCTTGGAAAAACCTTCTCAAAAGGA GTACCACATCCCAAGATCGTTTGTGAAGCCAAAGGACAACTTGTTGGTGATATTCGACGAGGCGGGAGGGAACATAAACACCGTACAAATAGAAACAGTGAATAGGGACAGTGTTTGCAGCATCATAAACGAAGATTGGCCTGCTGATGTTTGGTCATGGAAGAGGAATACTGGTAACAACCAAATTGTGCCTGTTGCTGAAGGGGATAACCCTCAACTTAAGGCATCCCTTAAGTGCCCTAAGGACAAAGTTATCAACCGCGTTGAGTTTGCTAGTTTTGGCAACCCAATTGGTGTTTGTGGATACTTCCTTCTTGGCAACTGCAACTCTCCCAATACTGTCAAAATCGTTGAACAG AATTGTTTAGGAAAAGAGAGTTGCACAATACCAGTGAATGGGTTCGACAAGGATCCTTGCCCAAATGTAGCAAAGAAGACCTTGGCCGTGCAAGTGAGATGTGGTCGCAAAGGATAG
- the LOC110799920 gene encoding beta-galactosidase 14-like, protein MARRGKYTALMLALLFLFVAVHCEEQDGDDITPKPGKPSSVTFDGRSLFIDGKRVLIFSGSIHYPRVPVAMWDAVLDKAKEGGLNAIQTYVFWNIHEPLKGQFDFTGNHDLVKFMKLVAEKGMWATLRVGPFIQAEWNHGGLPYWLREEPNITYRTDNPAYKTNMENWVTRVVNLMKDNNLYAPQGGPIIMSQIENEYDHVKDAYDDAAERYIHWAGNMAVGLKTNVPWIMCKSKDAPGEVINACNGRHCGDTFQGQNSQGKPSLWTENWSAQYRVFGDAPSQRSAEDIAFSVARWFSKSGSHVNYYMYYGGTNYGRTAASFVTTRYYDEAPIDEFGLKRDPKWGHLRDLHHALLLAKRPILEGKFGIRKNGADFEATFYEAGDLCAAFLWNNHTHETKTMKFRGKEHKVPPKSISILPDCKTLVYNTDYMIAQHSAREFIRSEVAHRNLKWEKTSDYIPTEGFFSREPKEQYFVTKDNSDYLWYRTSVDLDSSDLPFKKSLRPVLQVLSLGHSLVAFVNGEYVGTAHGVKREYNFPFSVAIRLKEGLNNISILGCTVGLPDSGSYMERRFTGIRSVEILGLGTGNLDISYNGWQHTVGLQGEKLKYFTEEGLTTAKWSPASGAGEPLTWYKAYFDEPEGDEPLAIRMENMTKGIIWVNGQSIGRYWSSYLSVLEKPSQKEYHIPRSFVKPKDNLLVIFDEAGGNINTVQIETVNRDSVCSIINEDWPADVWSWKRNTGNNQIVPVAEGDNPQLKASLKCPKDKVINRVEFASFGNPIGVCGYFLLGNCNSPNTVKIVEQNCLGKESCTIPVNGFDKDPCPNVAKKTLAVQVRCGRKG, encoded by the exons ATGGCAAGACGTGGTAAATACACGGCGTTAATGTTAGCCCTTCTGTTCTTGTTCGTCGCCGTGCATTGCGAGGAACAAGATGGTGATGATATTACACCGAAACCAGGCAAACCTTCTAGTGTTACCTTCGATGGGCGGTCGTTGTTTATTGATGGCAAACGAGTTCTCATCTTCTCTGGATCAATCCATTACCCTCGTGTTCCTGTTGCG ATGTGGGATGCCGTCCTTGACAAAGCTAAAGAGGGTGGCTTGAATGCAATCCAAACTTACGTCTTTTGGAACATTCATGAGCCGCTTAAAGGCCAG TTTGATTTCACAGGCAACCATGATTTGGTGAAATTCATGAAATTAGTGGCTGAAAAGGGAATGTGGGCAACCCTTAGGGTTGGGCCATTCATCCAAGCTGAATGGAATCATGG TGGACTTCCATATTGGCTAAGAGAGGAGCCCAATATCACATACCGAACAGATAATCCGGCATATAAG ACGAATATGGAGAATTGGGTCACCAGGGTGGTTAACCTAATGAAGGATAACAACTTATATGCTCCACAAGGAGGTCCTATTATCATGTCTCAG ATCGAGAATGAGTACGACCATGTTAAGGACGCCTACGATGATGCAGCAGAGAGATACATTCATTGGGCAGGGAATATGGCTGTTGGACTCAAAACTAATGTTCCGTGGATTATGTGCAAATCTAAAGATGCACCCGGTGAAGTG ATCAATGCATGTAATGGCAGGCATTGTGGAGATACATTCCAAGGTCAAAATAGTCAAGGAAAACCATCTTTGTGGACTGAGAATTGGAGTGCTCA GTATAGAGTTTTTGGAGATGCTCCTTCTCAAAGATCAGCTGAAGATATTGCCTTTTCAGTGGCTCGTTGGTTCTCAAAGAGTGGAAGCCATGTCAACTATTACATG TATTACGGTGGTACTAACTATGGAAGAACTGCTGCCTCCTTTGTCACGACTCGCTACTACGACGAAGCTCCAATTGATGAATTTG GTCTAAAAAGAGATCCCAAATGGGGTCACTTGAGGGATTTGCACCATGCTCTTTTGCTAGCCAAGAGGCCCATCCTTGAAGGAAAATTTGGCATCAGAAAGAACGGTGCTGATTTTGAG GCAACTTTCTATGAGGCGGGAGATCTTTGTGCTGCGTTCCTATGGAATAACCACACACATGAGACAAAAACAATGAAATTCAGAGGCAAAGAACATAAAGTTCCACCCAAGTCCATCAGCATCCTCCCGGATTGCAAGACTCTTGTCTATAATACAGACTAT ATGATAGCTCAACATAGTGCAAGAGAATTTATCAGGTCCGAGGTGGCACATAGGAACCTGAAATGGGAGAAAACGTCAGATTACATACCAACTGAAGGTTTCTTCTCAAGGGAACCAAAAGAACAATACTTTGTTACCAAAGATAACAGTGACTATTTATGGTATAGAACCAG TGTAGATTTAGACAGTTCAGACTTGCCATTCAAAAAATCGCTTCGACCAGTTTTGCAAGTTCTCAGTCTTGGCCACTCTTTAGTTGCCTTTGTCAACGGAGAATATGTTG GAACCGCGCATGGAGTAAAGAGAGAATACAACTTCCCATTCTCAGTAGCCATAAGATTAAAGGAAGGATTGAACAATATTTCAATTTTGGGCTGCACAGTTGGATTACCG GATAGTGGAAGCTATATGGAACGTAGGTTTACAGGGATAAGATCAGTGGAGATCTTAGGTCTCGGTACCGGAAACCTTGATATCTCTTACAATGGCTGGCAACACACG GTTGGTTTGCAAGGCGAGAAGCTCAAGTACTTCACAGAGGAAGGATTAACGACGGCTAAATGGTCCCCTGCATCAGGGGCTGGCGAACCCCTTACTTGGTATAAG GCATACTTTGATGAACCGGAGGGAGATGAACCATTAGCTATTAGAATGGAGAACATGACCAAAGGTATCATTTGGGTAAACGGCCAAAGCATTGGACGTTACTGGTCATCCTACCTATCCGTCTTGGAAAAACCTTCTCAAAAGGA GTACCACATCCCAAGATCGTTTGTGAAGCCAAAGGACAACTTGTTGGTGATATTCGACGAGGCGGGAGGGAACATAAACACCGTACAAATAGAAACAGTGAATAGGGACAGTGTTTGCAGCATCATAAACGAAGATTGGCCTGCTGATGTTTGGTCATGGAAGAGGAATACTGGTAACAACCAAATTGTGCCTGTTGCTGAAGGGGATAACCCTCAACTTAAGGCATCCCTTAAGTGCCCTAAGGACAAAGTTATCAACCGCGTTGAGTTTGCTAGTTTTGGCAACCCAATTGGTGTTTGTGGATACTTCCTTCTTGGCAACTGCAACTCTCCCAATACTGTCAAAATCGTTGAACAG AATTGTTTAGGAAAAGAGAGTTGCACAATACCAGTGAATGGGTTCGACAAGGATCCTTGCCCAAATGTAGCAAAGAAGACCTTGGCCGTGCAAGTGAGATGTGGTCGCAAAGGATAG